Proteins from a single region of Platichthys flesus chromosome 16, fPlaFle2.1, whole genome shotgun sequence:
- the alkbh7 gene encoding alpha-ketoglutarate-dependent dioxygenase alkB homolog 7, mitochondrial, whose protein sequence is MRLLLSMWTRLHRPPALTGARLCSGARGGPLAAGEETLIRCSSPDLLRALGSQVEVKTAFITEEEEAALLGELEPGLRKKRYEFNHWDDAIHGYRETERERWGEASEQVLSRVRSVAFPEGCSLLGPVHVLDLDKTGYIKPHIDSVKFCGSTIAGLSLLSDSIMRLVREDSKNHWLDLLLPRRSLYILRDQARFSFTHEILKDEESVFDGERVPRQRRISVICRNLPD, encoded by the exons ATGAGGCTGTTGTTGTCGATGTGGACGCGTCTCCACAGACCTCCCGCCCTCACCGGCGCTCGGCTCTGCTCCGGGGCCCGCGGCGGTCCGCTAGCTGCCGGGGAAGAGACTCTGATCCGGTGCTCCAGCCCGGATCTGCTGCGGGCTCTCGGCTCgcaggtggaggtgaagacGGCCTTCAtcaccgaggaggaggaggcggctctgctgggggagctggagcccgGACTCCGGAAGAAGCGATACGAGTTCAACCACTGGGACGAT GCTATTCACGGCTACCGGGAGACTGAGCGCGAGAGGTGGGGGGAAGCGAGCGAGCAGGTCTTGAGTCGTGTCCGGTCCGTTGCGTTTCCGGAGGGCTGTTCGCTCCTCGGGCCCGTGCACGTTCTGGATCTGGACAAGACCGGCTACATCAAGCCGCACATCGACAGCGTCAAG TTTTGCGGCAGCACCATTGCTGGGTTGAGTCTTCTGTCGGACAGCATCATGCGTTTGGTGAGGGAGGACTCCAAGAACCATTGGCTAGACCTTCTGTTGCCCCGACGCTCACTCTATATACTGAG GGACCAGGCCCGATTTAGCTTCACTCATGAGATCCTGAAAGATGAAGAGTCTGTGTTCGATGGAGAGAGAGTTCCTCGGCAGCGACGCATCTCTGTCATCTGTCGAAACCTTCCAGACTGA